One window of Oncorhynchus masou masou isolate Uvic2021 chromosome 28, UVic_Omas_1.1, whole genome shotgun sequence genomic DNA carries:
- the LOC135517211 gene encoding uncharacterized protein LOC135517211 isoform X2, which yields MAGGKRASFSGVLTVALLATILLPEFLSAGPVVQMLKGDGDATEETEVAMASPRRLVRNRRNISWYKQHSDFWSWYKYFTDNGNTEAVQELDKVYLAYLQNKNRAEGRRSYKAYLGHLGDIYKACANSEDPNCVASATNRPKPEPKTPPKPVPAPVKACDPYRDPYCLYAALARAKSQPPPSPAPVKASAPLYARSPVAIKDPHSGYYYYSPAVQSFLSKEQKSELLRICSAEDVECLQFHLRAAFGHKPSAGPLPSYAHLGCDPKDPACKPQLVQKGPSGLFLRYPNCDPRDPRCAYAASLQAPRAPAPYAPAGPGSCNPLFEDGCNPLTATKFATAPEKFKEEHKDDPAAMHAAAPAPEQSSDPFTMYRDAYANANANRQANAPSAPASDPYAMYRQAIANAQANEPNGMYKQANANANTNDPFAMFREAATSMHRRTHPSPQGQAPVPPPRYEEAPQEDRHPLGPRGKTKEGYECYIGYDQECYPITRTEPRSGAQRNTAYPAEPYEPHLNADGSRNGVLEPSDPDCDPEYDTNCRLRRYQTQEELLPYANAQAEHHGGPEAEPSQDHSYSQGEPERDSEAESEPYQSGQEETYGTYPPPSQGLSYGSYPSPQRGMPSFQDMLRGYGDQYSEQDDHRAYAADYSKK from the exons ATGGCTGGTGGGAAGAGAGCATCGTTCTCTGGTGTGCTCACTGTTGCTCTGCTAGCCACCATACTGCTGCCTG aATTCCTGTCAGCAGGGCCGGTGGTTCAGATGCTCAAAGGAGATG GGGATGCCACTGAGGAGACAGAGGTTGCCATGGCGTCACCAAGGAGGCTTGTCCGTAACCGTAGAAACATCAGCTGGTACAAGCAACACTCAGACTTCTGGAGCTGGTACAAATACTTCACGGACAATGGAAACACGGAGGCA GTCCAGGAGCTGGACAAGGTCTACCTGGCCTACCTCCAGAATAAGAACCGAGCTGAGGGCCGTCGCTCCTACAAGGCCTACCTGGGTCACCTAGGGGACATCTACAAGGCCTGCGCCAACTCAGAGGACCCAAACTGTGTGGCCTCTGCAACCAACCGGCCCAAACCTGAACCCAAGACCCCTCCCAAGCCCGTCCCCGCCCCTGTCAAGGCCTGTGACCCCTACAG GGACCCATATTGTCTCTATGCCGCTCTGGCACGAGCCAAGAGCCAGCCCCCACCTTCCCCCGCCCCGGTCAAGGCCTCAGCCCCCCTGTATGCACGCTCCCCTGTGGCCATTAAAGACCCACACTCtgggtactactactactccccTGCCGTGCAGTCCTTCCTCTCCAAG GAGCAGAAGTCGGAGCTGCTGCGTATCTGTTCAGCGGAGGACGTGGAGTGTCTTCAGTTCCACCTGAGAGCTGCTTTCGGCCACAAGCCCTCCGCTGGGCCCCTGCCCTCCTACGCCCACCTGGGCTGTGACCCAAAAGACCCCGCttgtaaaccacagctggtcCAGAAAGGCCCCTCCGGCCTCTTCCTCCGTTACCCCAACTGTGACCCCAGAGACCCTCGCTGCGCCTACGCTGCATCACTACAG GCACCCCGTGCCCCCGCCCCCTACGCCCCAGCGGGTCCTGGTTCCTGCAACCCTCTGTTTGAGGACGGCTGTAACCCTCTCACCGCCACAAAGTTTGCCACGGCACCGGAGAAGTTCAAGGAGGAACACAAAGACGATCCCGCCGCAATGCACGCCGCGGCCCCAGCCCCTGAGCAAAGCAGTGACCCATTCACTATGTACAGGGATGCTTATGCTAACGCTAATGCTAACCGCCAAGCCAATGCTCCCAGCGCTCCAGCTAGCGACCCATATGCCATGTACCGCCAAGCTATTGCTAACGCTCAAGCTAACGAACCAAACGGCATGTACAAACAAGCTAATGCTAACGCTAATACTAACGATCCCTTTGCAATGTTTCGTGAAGCCGCAACCTCCATGCACAGACGTACCCACCCCTCCCCCCAGGGGCAGGCCCCAGTCCCACCTCCCCGCTATGAGGAAGCCCCCCAGGAGGATCGCCACCCGTTGGGCCCCCGAGGAAAGACCAAGGAGGGCTACGAATGCTACATTGGCTATGACCAGGAGTGCTACCCAATAACCCGCACAGAGCCGCGTTCTGGTGCCCAACGTAACACCGCCTACCCCGCCGAGCCCTACGAGCCACATCTCAACGCTGATGGATCACGGAACGGAGTCTTGGAGCCTTCCGACCCCGACTGTGACCCAGAGTATGACACCAACTGCCGCCTGCGCCGTTACCAAACCCAGGAGGAGCTGCTGCCATACGCCAACGCCCAGGCTGAACACCATGGGGGGCCAGAGGCAGAGCCCAGCCAGGACCACAGTTACAGccagggagagccagagagagacagcgaggcaGAGTCAGAGCCATACCAGAGTGGCCAGGAGGAGACCTACGGGACTTATCCCCCTCCCTCGCAGGGGCTGTCGTACGGGTCCTACCCCTCACCCCAGCGGGGAATGCCCAGCTTCCAAGACATGCTGAGAGGATACGGAGACCAGTACTCTGAACAGGACGACCACAGGGCATACGCTGCTGACTACAGCAAAAAATaa
- the LOC135517211 gene encoding uncharacterized protein LOC135517211 isoform X1: protein MAGGKRASFSGVLTVALLATILLPEFLSAGPVVQMLKGDVGDATEETEVAMASPRRLVRNRRNISWYKQHSDFWSWYKYFTDNGNTEAVQELDKVYLAYLQNKNRAEGRRSYKAYLGHLGDIYKACANSEDPNCVASATNRPKPEPKTPPKPVPAPVKACDPYRDPYCLYAALARAKSQPPPSPAPVKASAPLYARSPVAIKDPHSGYYYYSPAVQSFLSKEQKSELLRICSAEDVECLQFHLRAAFGHKPSAGPLPSYAHLGCDPKDPACKPQLVQKGPSGLFLRYPNCDPRDPRCAYAASLQAPRAPAPYAPAGPGSCNPLFEDGCNPLTATKFATAPEKFKEEHKDDPAAMHAAAPAPEQSSDPFTMYRDAYANANANRQANAPSAPASDPYAMYRQAIANAQANEPNGMYKQANANANTNDPFAMFREAATSMHRRTHPSPQGQAPVPPPRYEEAPQEDRHPLGPRGKTKEGYECYIGYDQECYPITRTEPRSGAQRNTAYPAEPYEPHLNADGSRNGVLEPSDPDCDPEYDTNCRLRRYQTQEELLPYANAQAEHHGGPEAEPSQDHSYSQGEPERDSEAESEPYQSGQEETYGTYPPPSQGLSYGSYPSPQRGMPSFQDMLRGYGDQYSEQDDHRAYAADYSKK from the exons ATGGCTGGTGGGAAGAGAGCATCGTTCTCTGGTGTGCTCACTGTTGCTCTGCTAGCCACCATACTGCTGCCTG aATTCCTGTCAGCAGGGCCGGTGGTTCAGATGCTCAAAGGAGATG TAGGGGATGCCACTGAGGAGACAGAGGTTGCCATGGCGTCACCAAGGAGGCTTGTCCGTAACCGTAGAAACATCAGCTGGTACAAGCAACACTCAGACTTCTGGAGCTGGTACAAATACTTCACGGACAATGGAAACACGGAGGCA GTCCAGGAGCTGGACAAGGTCTACCTGGCCTACCTCCAGAATAAGAACCGAGCTGAGGGCCGTCGCTCCTACAAGGCCTACCTGGGTCACCTAGGGGACATCTACAAGGCCTGCGCCAACTCAGAGGACCCAAACTGTGTGGCCTCTGCAACCAACCGGCCCAAACCTGAACCCAAGACCCCTCCCAAGCCCGTCCCCGCCCCTGTCAAGGCCTGTGACCCCTACAG GGACCCATATTGTCTCTATGCCGCTCTGGCACGAGCCAAGAGCCAGCCCCCACCTTCCCCCGCCCCGGTCAAGGCCTCAGCCCCCCTGTATGCACGCTCCCCTGTGGCCATTAAAGACCCACACTCtgggtactactactactccccTGCCGTGCAGTCCTTCCTCTCCAAG GAGCAGAAGTCGGAGCTGCTGCGTATCTGTTCAGCGGAGGACGTGGAGTGTCTTCAGTTCCACCTGAGAGCTGCTTTCGGCCACAAGCCCTCCGCTGGGCCCCTGCCCTCCTACGCCCACCTGGGCTGTGACCCAAAAGACCCCGCttgtaaaccacagctggtcCAGAAAGGCCCCTCCGGCCTCTTCCTCCGTTACCCCAACTGTGACCCCAGAGACCCTCGCTGCGCCTACGCTGCATCACTACAG GCACCCCGTGCCCCCGCCCCCTACGCCCCAGCGGGTCCTGGTTCCTGCAACCCTCTGTTTGAGGACGGCTGTAACCCTCTCACCGCCACAAAGTTTGCCACGGCACCGGAGAAGTTCAAGGAGGAACACAAAGACGATCCCGCCGCAATGCACGCCGCGGCCCCAGCCCCTGAGCAAAGCAGTGACCCATTCACTATGTACAGGGATGCTTATGCTAACGCTAATGCTAACCGCCAAGCCAATGCTCCCAGCGCTCCAGCTAGCGACCCATATGCCATGTACCGCCAAGCTATTGCTAACGCTCAAGCTAACGAACCAAACGGCATGTACAAACAAGCTAATGCTAACGCTAATACTAACGATCCCTTTGCAATGTTTCGTGAAGCCGCAACCTCCATGCACAGACGTACCCACCCCTCCCCCCAGGGGCAGGCCCCAGTCCCACCTCCCCGCTATGAGGAAGCCCCCCAGGAGGATCGCCACCCGTTGGGCCCCCGAGGAAAGACCAAGGAGGGCTACGAATGCTACATTGGCTATGACCAGGAGTGCTACCCAATAACCCGCACAGAGCCGCGTTCTGGTGCCCAACGTAACACCGCCTACCCCGCCGAGCCCTACGAGCCACATCTCAACGCTGATGGATCACGGAACGGAGTCTTGGAGCCTTCCGACCCCGACTGTGACCCAGAGTATGACACCAACTGCCGCCTGCGCCGTTACCAAACCCAGGAGGAGCTGCTGCCATACGCCAACGCCCAGGCTGAACACCATGGGGGGCCAGAGGCAGAGCCCAGCCAGGACCACAGTTACAGccagggagagccagagagagacagcgaggcaGAGTCAGAGCCATACCAGAGTGGCCAGGAGGAGACCTACGGGACTTATCCCCCTCCCTCGCAGGGGCTGTCGTACGGGTCCTACCCCTCACCCCAGCGGGGAATGCCCAGCTTCCAAGACATGCTGAGAGGATACGGAGACCAGTACTCTGAACAGGACGACCACAGGGCATACGCTGCTGACTACAGCAAAAAATaa